In the genome of Fusarium poae strain DAOMC 252244 chromosome 1, whole genome shotgun sequence, the window AGGTTCAGAGAATggctgcttcttcagcaCCAGGGACAGTTGTGCCCGCTCAGCTTGGCTTTCTTGCCATCTTTAACCCCACCCTTGGCAACACCGATGAGACCATCGAGGACCAAATTGTTTACTATGCCTCTGTTACCACCAAGGCCTCGCATAACAAGCGACGACGTACTCGTGGTCAACTCACCCAAAATATTTCCCCCGAGGAGCGCAATGAACGTTTGCGACAGATTGGTCTTGCCCAGGGCATGGCCAGCTTCAGTCGCGGTTTCGCCAGCGGTTCGACGGTAGACACTATCGACACTGAAAAGTCAAGAGTTGTGCTTCATGAACTCGAACCTGGATGGTGGATTCTTGCAGTAAGATATGCGAACCCTTTAATTCGACTCTCTGCTTACCAGAATTACTAGAGCATCGACTTGACCAAACTACCACTCCCTCCTCGGCTCGCTACGAAGAAGGGCGAGGCCGCCCAAGAACGATACGAATACTCTAGTCGCGAGATGAAACCCGCGAGTCTTTTGTTACGCGATCTCCTACGGGCCCATAGCATTTTCCTCATGCATCATGACTCTTCACTGAGCGCCCTCTTTGTTCGCAATAGGCGAACCAAGTTTATCACAATACTGAGCCGTTACTGGGACTTATACCTCTCCACATGGAATGTCATGATGCATGGAAACCCGGCCCGTGACATCTTTGGTGGTATCCCTATCGCATCCTCTGGTGAACTGGGAGTTGGTGTAGGAGAGGAAGATCGTGGCAGTGGTGAACGAGCAGTACTCGAGGGACTCGTCGGGAACATAGAAGGGCTTGTCGATCTTGTTGTCTCCAAATTCGGAGACTACAACCCTGAATCGCCTCCTCCCAACGATCCTTACGGTGACCCCGAACAGTGGCTCGGAACGGGAAGAGAACCGGGTCCTGACGACGGTGCCATTTTCTTGGGAACAGGTGCTTTATCTAGAAAATCACTGAGAGATGTGACACACTGGATGGAGGATCTGTATACTTGGGGGGATCACGCTTACGGGATCATCGAGAGTCCAACATCCGTCCGGCGcgcaaagagaagaagggcgGCTGATCGTGCATCACATCAAGCTACCCAGGAACAAACACAAGCAACAACAGCTGGTGAACCCGCCGATACTTCGACAGAGCAGACGACCGCAGATGATTCTGCTAGCAAAGACCAGCCACAAGAACAAACACCTGAAGATGGCACGCTTGATAAGATGGTCAGCTATCTGAAATTGGGATATGGTACTTATTGGTCTTTGCCTGGAGGCGTTGGTGCTAGTGGTGACACAACTCCTAATCAACCAGACAGCACCAAGCAGAACGACAAGCCTGCTCAAGATACACCCAAGACCACTCGGCCGAACTTGACAGAGCGCACACCCTCGTATGAGGCTGTTGGCCATTATCTTATTGGGCTCAAGGGTGAAATAGACCAGGAGTACAGCGGATCTGATAGTGCAAGCTCTGACGATGCTGGTGACGGAGAACACAATTCCCGGACTGTCTTGCGAACCGTCAATATTGAGCTTGAGAGTGAGGCTTTGGATAGACCAGAGGCCATAACA includes:
- a CDS encoding hypothetical protein (BUSCO:13308at5125) translates to MAASSAPGTVVPAQLGFLAIFNPTLGNTDETIEDQIVYYASVTTKASHNKRRRTRGQLTQNISPEERNERLRQIGLAQGMASFSRGFASGSTVDTIDTEKSRVVLHELEPGWWILASIDLTKLPLPPRLATKKGEAAQERYEYSSREMKPASLLLRDLLRAHSIFLMHHDSSLSALFVRNRRTKFITILSRYWDLYLSTWNVMMHGNPARDIFGGIPIASSGELGVGVGEEDRGSGERAVLEGLVGNIEGLVDLVVSKFGDYNPESPPPNDPYGDPEQWLGTGREPGPDDGAIFLGTGALSRKSLRDVTHWMEDLYTWGDHAYGIIESPTSVRRAKRRRAADRASHQATQEQTQATTAGEPADTSTEQTTADDSASKDQPQEQTPEDGTLDKMVSYLKLGYGTYWSLPGGVGASGDTTPNQPDSTKQNDKPAQDTPKTTRPNLTERTPSYEAVGHYLIGLKGEIDQEYSGSDSASSDDAGDGEHNSRTVLRTVNIELESEALDRPEAITVRDFEHPASALIQSQVVGNMIPGYDSHDLNKSMKLRVVVYVNRPFMFTFLFNLRTDSLAMDSLYRSLHHQLAPLRKPLLLSTRYRPERPGLDNGSSSSNLTNSIYDLVWDPVSLTVHTSIPNIPDTYDDSDSWTRADALNTHLHLVNLYVNTRSRATALERTEKSSRGWWIVWTRLLDRLEDGSTSNNLSTIQEGGAGADSEHDAALEEDERKYSGPDSRHPDVAKEIFLIRRASDHVGFRTDATEGAGKLAQGIGVDTRRYVEELLNLL